One part of the Chryseobacterium sp. 7 genome encodes these proteins:
- a CDS encoding YceI family protein — protein sequence MKRLLLFAMVCASISFVSAQKKFDKVAKVTSSEIRWWGYKVVKTEASSHSGTVKLKSGKFNFDHTVLVDGEFVIDMRSMMAGDVSDEDQIKLTNDLKSTNFFEVKKFPVAKFHLTKIIPLANSEYNSTVYGDLTLKGVRKTISFPANVYVTQFTTSIESAKFSLNRRDFKVFYQSSLKDYFIKNEMDIQFKVSTEMLDNENRAPKKKK from the coding sequence ATGAAAAGATTACTATTGTTTGCTATGGTGTGCGCAAGTATATCATTTGTTTCTGCCCAAAAGAAATTTGATAAGGTTGCAAAAGTGACTTCATCAGAGATCAGATGGTGGGGATATAAAGTGGTGAAAACCGAAGCTTCTTCCCACTCTGGAACGGTAAAGTTAAAAAGCGGAAAATTCAACTTTGACCACACGGTTCTGGTAGATGGAGAGTTTGTAATAGATATGAGAAGTATGATGGCAGGTGATGTTTCTGACGAAGATCAGATCAAACTTACCAACGATTTGAAAAGTACAAACTTCTTTGAAGTAAAAAAATTCCCTGTTGCAAAATTCCATTTGACTAAAATTATTCCTTTGGCAAACAGTGAATACAATTCTACAGTATACGGTGACCTTACTCTTAAAGGTGTGAGAAAAACAATTTCTTTCCCTGCGAATGTATACGTTACCCAGTTTACAACCTCTATTGAATCTGCAAAGTTCTCTCTGAACAGAAGAGACTTTAAAGTATTCTATCAGTCTTCATTAAAAGATTATTTTATTAAGAACGAAATGGACATTCAGTTCAAAGTTTCTACGGAAATGCTGGACAACGAAAACAGAGCTCCGAAAAAGAAAAAATAA
- a CDS encoding DUF1501 domain-containing protein: MLIKRREFLKISSLATASMLMPNFLKAMTLDEALNPNQNILIVLQFTGGNDGLNTIIPAKNDIYFRERKTLAIQDSIPLTDEAGINPSLSYFKELYDNGELSVMNNVGYPNPDKSHFRSMDIWQSASRSDQFLETGWLGRFLDEECYRCDHPTQALEVDDMLSLALKGENNKAFAFKDPKRLYQTSQEKYFKSLYDHHHDDETVSYLYQTLGSTINNADYIFEKSKAKKTEQTYPNSQLGKDFKTVASLIKSDINTQVYYLSVGSFDTHVNQNDRQKKLFDDINESVKSFVADMKSNGLFKNILLMTFSEFGRRVAQNASNGTDHGTANQMFFIGGNLKKKGLLNALPDLQNLNEGDLIYKEDFRKVYATILKNWLKADSSKVLGWKDGIYDFV, from the coding sequence ATGTTAATCAAAAGAAGAGAATTCCTCAAAATAAGCTCACTGGCCACCGCTTCTATGCTGATGCCCAATTTCCTGAAAGCTATGACGCTGGACGAAGCGCTGAATCCTAATCAGAATATTCTGATAGTTCTTCAGTTTACAGGCGGAAATGATGGGTTGAATACCATTATTCCGGCAAAAAATGATATTTATTTCAGGGAAAGGAAAACATTGGCCATTCAGGACTCTATACCATTAACTGATGAGGCAGGAATTAACCCGTCCCTCTCTTATTTTAAAGAGCTTTATGATAACGGCGAACTGTCTGTAATGAACAATGTAGGCTATCCGAATCCGGACAAATCTCATTTCCGAAGTATGGATATCTGGCAATCGGCAAGTAGAAGTGATCAGTTTCTGGAAACCGGCTGGCTGGGACGTTTTCTGGATGAAGAATGCTATCGCTGCGACCATCCAACTCAGGCGTTGGAAGTAGATGATATGCTAAGCCTTGCCTTAAAAGGTGAAAATAATAAAGCTTTTGCCTTCAAAGATCCTAAAAGACTTTATCAAACCAGCCAGGAGAAGTATTTTAAATCTCTGTACGACCATCACCACGATGATGAGACAGTCTCTTATCTTTATCAGACTTTAGGCTCTACCATTAATAATGCTGATTATATTTTTGAAAAAAGCAAAGCCAAAAAGACAGAACAGACTTATCCCAATTCACAATTAGGAAAAGACTTTAAAACAGTAGCTTCTCTGATAAAATCTGATATCAATACCCAGGTTTATTATCTTTCTGTAGGAAGTTTTGATACGCATGTCAACCAGAATGACAGGCAGAAAAAATTATTTGACGATATTAATGAATCAGTAAAATCTTTTGTGGCGGATATGAAAAGCAATGGACTTTTCAAAAATATACTGCTGATGACATTTTCTGAATTTGGCCGTCGCGTAGCACAAAATGCCAGTAATGGAACAGATCACGGAACTGCCAACCAGATGTTCTTTATCGGTGGAAATCTTAAGAAAAAAGGATTATTGAATGCATTGCCCGATCTACAGAACCTGAATGAAGGCGACCTTATCTACAAAGAAGATTTTAGAAAAGTATATGCTACTATTTTAAAAAACTGGCTTAAAGCAGATTCTTCTAAAGTATTGGGATGGAAAGACGGGATTTATGATTTTGTATAA
- a CDS encoding alpha/beta hydrolase, producing the protein MKIYIVSGLGADFTVLERISFPKHCELIFIDWLIPEKDEPFDAYVKRMAEKVDDSEPFCLLGYSFGGIIVQEINKLKPAEKVVILGSIKSDKEKSNFIKTGGLTKIPRLLPVRLFNDKAANVYAGIRKLFDPKNPKVLQYFRVRDPYYLKWSVEKVSEWKFEETPKIIQILGDKDIVFPIRNSKPDYVIKGGTHLFPVTKYKEVSKILNEVFCEK; encoded by the coding sequence ATGAAAATTTATATCGTAAGCGGTCTGGGAGCAGACTTTACAGTCCTTGAAAGAATATCGTTTCCCAAACACTGTGAATTGATTTTTATAGATTGGCTGATCCCCGAAAAAGACGAACCTTTTGATGCCTATGTTAAAAGAATGGCAGAAAAAGTAGATGATTCTGAACCATTCTGTCTATTAGGCTATTCTTTTGGAGGAATCATAGTGCAGGAGATTAACAAATTAAAGCCTGCGGAAAAAGTGGTGATTTTGGGAAGCATAAAATCTGATAAAGAGAAATCCAACTTTATAAAAACCGGAGGGCTTACTAAAATCCCAAGGCTGCTTCCTGTGAGACTTTTTAATGATAAAGCAGCCAATGTGTATGCCGGTATCAGAAAACTTTTTGATCCTAAAAACCCAAAAGTACTGCAATACTTCAGAGTGAGAGATCCTTACTATCTGAAATGGTCTGTAGAAAAGGTTTCCGAATGGAAATTTGAAGAAACCCCTAAAATAATTCAGATTTTAGGAGATAAAGACATTGTCTTTCCAATCAGAAATTCAAAACCGGATTACGTGATCAAAGGTGGAACCCACTTATTTCCGGTAACAAAATACAAAGAAGTTTCTAAAATTTTGAATGAAGTGTTTTGTGAAAAATAA
- a CDS encoding ammonium transporter encodes MKVGLKWIVSFSVITLVAIGGLFWSPAAVIPETGEFLSEDKIVGADVAWILAAAGLVLLMTPGLSFFYGGMVGRKNVISTMLQSFIALGVISMVWVVVGFSLSFGESLGITIAGKHYGIIGNPLSYPFFNGVGNLPHKLMAPTIPFILFALFQMKFAVITPAIITGSFAERVRFISYLLFIVLFSIFIYTPLCHMVWHPDGLLNKYFGVKDFAGGTVVHMSAGFAALAGAMVVGNRKNPHHEPSNIPYVLLGTGMLWFGWFGFNAGSALSASASAATAFGTTTIASASAMMTWIFFDRINGRSVSALGACIGAVVGLVAITPGCGFVSIQESLFIGFITAIVSNVIVNWKGLKKIDDTLDVFACHGVGGIMGMILTAIFAHGERASLLHGGLDVFLHHMAALVLVSVFTFFGSLLLYKITNAIITLRVSEESENKGLDLSQHEESFS; translated from the coding sequence ATGAAAGTAGGATTAAAATGGATCGTTTCATTTTCTGTCATCACACTTGTAGCCATAGGAGGTTTATTCTGGAGTCCGGCTGCAGTTATTCCTGAGACGGGAGAATTTTTAAGCGAAGATAAAATTGTAGGCGCTGATGTGGCCTGGATTTTGGCCGCGGCTGGACTTGTCCTGCTCATGACACCAGGACTTTCTTTTTTTTATGGAGGAATGGTCGGCAGGAAAAATGTAATTTCTACCATGCTGCAGAGCTTTATTGCTTTAGGAGTCATCTCTATGGTTTGGGTCGTAGTAGGCTTTTCTTTGTCATTCGGTGAATCTCTGGGCATTACCATTGCCGGAAAACATTACGGTATTATCGGTAACCCATTAAGTTATCCATTTTTTAACGGGGTAGGAAATCTGCCTCATAAACTGATGGCACCTACGATTCCGTTTATTCTGTTTGCCCTGTTTCAGATGAAATTTGCAGTTATTACTCCGGCTATTATTACCGGATCTTTTGCAGAAAGAGTTCGTTTTATTTCTTATTTACTATTTATAGTTCTTTTCAGCATCTTTATTTATACCCCGCTTTGTCATATGGTATGGCATCCTGATGGCCTTTTAAACAAATATTTTGGAGTCAAAGACTTTGCGGGCGGAACCGTGGTGCATATGAGTGCCGGTTTTGCTGCACTTGCCGGAGCCATGGTGGTAGGAAACAGAAAAAATCCGCATCATGAGCCATCCAATATTCCGTATGTACTTCTGGGAACAGGAATGTTGTGGTTCGGATGGTTTGGTTTCAATGCGGGATCTGCATTGAGTGCTTCTGCATCTGCTGCTACCGCTTTTGGAACAACTACCATTGCTTCTGCTTCAGCAATGATGACCTGGATCTTTTTCGACAGAATTAATGGAAGAAGTGTTTCTGCTTTGGGTGCCTGCATCGGAGCCGTCGTGGGATTAGTGGCCATTACTCCCGGATGTGGTTTTGTAAGCATTCAGGAAAGCCTTTTTATAGGGTTCATTACAGCGATTGTTTCCAATGTAATAGTCAATTGGAAAGGTTTAAAGAAAATAGATGATACGCTGGATGTTTTTGCCTGTCATGGAGTAGGGGGAATTATGGGAATGATTCTTACCGCCATCTTTGCTCATGGTGAAAGAGCAAGCTTACTGCATGGAGGACTAGATGTTTTTCTTCATCATATGGCCGCTTTGGTTTTGGTTTCTGTTTTTACATTCTTCGGTTCGTTGCTTTTATATAAAATTACGAATGCTATTATTACCCTCAGGGTTTCTGAAGAATCTGAAAATAAAGGGCTTGATCTGTCTCAGCATGAGGAAAGTTTCAGCTGA
- a CDS encoding Crp/Fnr family transcriptional regulator has product METLIKSILQHVQLSPEEIAACKSFWTEKTLEKGDFLLRNGKICRHDSYIISGVLKAFCINEENGNEEILFLAIDHWWATDIASFSKQKPSIYNIQAVEKTKLLQISHHSFQKMLKEIPALEKYFRIILEGYLGTLEKRVVFNHMYKAEQKYYDFLETYPDISSRVPQYLIASYLGVSAEFISRIRKKNKSS; this is encoded by the coding sequence ATGGAAACATTAATTAAAAGCATTCTGCAACATGTCCAATTAAGTCCGGAAGAAATAGCAGCCTGTAAAAGTTTCTGGACAGAAAAGACATTGGAAAAAGGTGATTTTCTGTTGAGAAATGGAAAAATATGCCGTCATGACAGTTATATTATTTCGGGAGTTTTAAAAGCTTTCTGCATTAATGAGGAAAACGGAAATGAAGAAATTCTCTTTTTAGCTATTGATCATTGGTGGGCCACAGATATTGCCAGTTTTTCAAAGCAAAAGCCTTCCATTTATAATATTCAGGCGGTAGAAAAAACAAAGCTTCTACAGATCAGTCATCACTCCTTTCAAAAAATGTTGAAGGAAATTCCAGCCTTAGAAAAATATTTCAGAATTATTCTGGAAGGTTATCTTGGAACTCTTGAAAAAAGAGTCGTATTCAATCATATGTACAAAGCAGAACAAAAGTATTACGACTTCCTGGAAACGTACCCCGATATTTCCTCCAGAGTTCCTCAATATCTCATTGCTTCTTACCTGGGAGTTTCAGCAGAATTTATCAGCCGGATCAGGAAAAAAAATAAGTCCTCTTGA
- a CDS encoding YceI family protein, with the protein MKKIFLLAVLAGGLAFGQSKKVVASDVHWWGYKVAKSEASSHDGTVKVKSGDMVMKGNQLVGGSFVLDMTSITSTDLTGEYQQKLNGHLKNGDFFEVEKFPTASFKITGVKKNNDKVYSSLVTGNLTVKGKTSPISFPAKISYSKGVVSLVSNKFSFDRQKFDVAYKSTMQDVFVKDDIDMLVKVTAQ; encoded by the coding sequence ATGAAAAAAATATTTTTATTAGCAGTATTAGCTGGTGGATTAGCTTTCGGACAGTCAAAAAAAGTAGTAGCGTCTGACGTACACTGGTGGGGATATAAAGTAGCAAAATCTGAGGCTAGTTCTCATGACGGTACTGTGAAAGTGAAGTCTGGAGATATGGTAATGAAAGGAAACCAATTGGTAGGCGGAAGCTTCGTGTTGGATATGACTTCTATTACTTCTACTGACCTTACAGGAGAATATCAGCAAAAACTAAACGGGCACCTTAAGAATGGTGACTTCTTTGAAGTTGAAAAATTTCCTACAGCAAGCTTCAAAATTACAGGAGTAAAGAAAAATAACGATAAAGTTTATAGCTCTCTTGTAACAGGTAACCTTACTGTAAAAGGAAAAACAAGCCCAATCTCTTTCCCTGCTAAGATTTCTTATAGTAAAGGAGTGGTAAGTTTAGTATCAAACAAATTCTCTTTCGACAGACAAAAATTTGATGTAGCTTATAAGTCTACCATGCAGGATGTTTTTGTGAAAGATGATATTGATATGCTTGTAAAGGTAACTGCTCAATAA
- a CDS encoding L-serine ammonia-lyase: MESISVFEIIKVGIGPSSSHTMGPWNAAAAFIRIIKRERSIEEVKEVFLEFFGSLAKTGIGHGTDIAGMLGLNGEDFKTINTSKIDEKIDYIKNTQTINLGGEKIIPFVYGHHLILNMKKSLDFHPNGMIFRAVFEDGTELVQDFYSVGGGFIASQEKNSIQKQCVRTLYPCHKASDIAKYCEKLGFDKMSDLIFMNEESWRTQEETRQEALYIWQQIKECIYKGVNKEGILPGGLNVTRRAAGINRKLLGDKIYKNKDEWFQQVVDAEENFTNINKWIACFALAVNEENASFGRIITAPTNGASGVIPAVLMYSQAFTPFISEDDIVRFLLVAGEIGTLFKKNATISAAMGGCQAEIGVSSAMAAAGLTEILGGSVGQVLMAAEIAMEHHLGLTCDPIKGLVQIPCIERNTMGAMKAITAANIALESDPTKAKVTLDEVILTMWETAQSMSDRFKETSEGGLAIAVNVPEC; the protein is encoded by the coding sequence ATGGAATCAATATCGGTTTTTGAGATTATTAAAGTAGGGATAGGTCCGTCCAGTTCGCATACGATGGGACCTTGGAATGCAGCAGCTGCATTTATCAGGATTATAAAAAGAGAAAGATCAATAGAAGAAGTTAAAGAGGTTTTTCTTGAATTCTTTGGCTCGCTCGCCAAAACGGGGATTGGGCACGGAACTGATATTGCAGGAATGCTAGGCTTAAATGGAGAAGATTTTAAGACCATCAATACTTCAAAAATTGATGAGAAAATAGATTATATCAAAAATACTCAAACCATTAATCTGGGAGGAGAGAAAATTATTCCATTTGTTTACGGACATCATTTGATTTTAAATATGAAAAAGAGCCTTGATTTTCATCCTAACGGAATGATCTTCAGAGCTGTTTTCGAAGACGGAACAGAGCTTGTGCAGGATTTCTACTCTGTAGGAGGTGGTTTTATTGCCAGCCAGGAAAAAAACTCTATTCAAAAGCAGTGTGTTCGTACATTATACCCTTGTCATAAGGCTTCGGATATTGCAAAATATTGTGAAAAGCTAGGATTTGATAAAATGTCAGATTTGATTTTTATGAATGAAGAAAGCTGGAGAACTCAGGAAGAAACAAGACAGGAAGCACTTTATATATGGCAGCAAATCAAAGAATGCATTTATAAAGGTGTTAATAAAGAAGGAATTCTTCCGGGTGGACTGAATGTTACCCGAAGAGCAGCAGGAATCAATAGAAAACTGTTGGGAGATAAGATTTATAAAAATAAAGATGAATGGTTCCAGCAGGTGGTAGATGCTGAAGAGAACTTTACCAATATTAACAAATGGATTGCCTGTTTTGCACTGGCAGTGAACGAAGAGAATGCAAGTTTCGGAAGAATTATTACCGCACCTACCAATGGAGCGAGTGGAGTAATTCCGGCAGTATTGATGTATTCTCAGGCATTTACACCATTTATCAGTGAAGATGATATTGTAAGATTCTTGCTTGTGGCAGGAGAAATCGGGACATTATTCAAGAAAAATGCGACTATTTCAGCAGCGATGGGAGGATGTCAGGCAGAAATCGGAGTGTCTTCTGCAATGGCAGCAGCCGGACTTACAGAGATTCTGGGTGGAAGCGTAGGACAGGTATTGATGGCAGCAGAAATTGCAATGGAACATCACCTTGGATTAACGTGTGACCCAATTAAAGGATTGGTACAGATTCCATGTATCGAAAGAAATACAATGGGTGCCATGAAAGCAATTACGGCAGCCAATATCGCACTGGAAAGTGATCCTACCAAGGCAAAGGTAACATTGGATGAGGTGATTCTTACCATGTGGGAAACTGCTCAGTCTATGAGTGACCGTTTTAAAGAAACTTCCGAAGGCGGACTGGCTATCGCAGTTAACGTTCCGGAGTGTTAA
- a CDS encoding glucokinase, giving the protein MILNPKFPLYLPGVENSNNDNVSIIGASLREDITILGYFVSGNGGLEIQVQNTYATKEYASFSDILKKFIQDNQLQNVKRLGMAVPGPVLDGRSNPARLGWHLDVAEYARDFGFEKVDMLNDLEASAYGMALLEDNDLEAIYTSGHLEKGNVAVLAPGNGLGEAGYFFDGKYLRPFATEGGHSEFSPRTNVEVEFYQFLNNIYGIVSWENVLSKSGLFNIYRFLRDVKRHPEPEWLGERLAQGNFVEELYKAAVEENVLICRIALDTFLEFLAREANNLTLKLKATGGLLIAGDIPQIVREYIDKAKFYEKFKISDKMEEMLRSTPIYLVKQNHTALNGIALYTAYYQV; this is encoded by the coding sequence ATGATTCTGAATCCAAAATTTCCACTTTATTTACCAGGAGTAGAGAACAGTAATAATGATAATGTTTCTATCATTGGAGCAAGCCTCCGTGAAGATATAACAATCTTAGGCTATTTCGTTTCCGGGAACGGAGGTCTTGAGATACAAGTACAAAATACATATGCAACCAAAGAATATGCTTCTTTTTCAGATATATTGAAGAAGTTTATTCAGGATAATCAGCTGCAAAATGTAAAACGTCTGGGAATGGCAGTACCAGGTCCTGTATTGGATGGAAGAAGCAACCCTGCAAGGCTGGGATGGCATTTAGATGTTGCTGAATATGCCCGCGATTTCGGGTTTGAAAAAGTAGACATGCTGAATGACCTTGAAGCTTCTGCCTACGGAATGGCTCTTCTTGAAGACAACGATCTGGAAGCTATTTATACCAGCGGACATCTTGAAAAAGGAAATGTTGCGGTTCTTGCCCCGGGAAATGGGTTAGGAGAAGCCGGATATTTCTTTGATGGAAAATACCTGAGACCTTTCGCAACAGAAGGAGGACACTCTGAGTTTTCACCGAGAACCAACGTGGAAGTTGAGTTTTACCAGTTTTTAAATAATATCTATGGTATTGTAAGCTGGGAAAATGTACTTTCCAAGTCAGGATTATTCAATATCTACAGATTCTTAAGAGATGTGAAAAGACATCCTGAGCCGGAATGGCTGGGAGAGCGCCTTGCACAGGGAAATTTCGTAGAGGAATTATACAAAGCTGCTGTAGAAGAAAATGTTCTGATCTGCAGAATTGCTTTAGATACTTTCCTGGAGTTTCTGGCAAGAGAGGCTAATAACCTTACATTAAAGCTTAAAGCTACCGGAGGGTTACTGATTGCCGGAGATATTCCACAGATTGTAAGAGAATACATAGACAAGGCGAAATTCTATGAGAAGTTTAAGATCAGTGATAAAATGGAGGAAATGCTTAGAAGCACTCCAATCTATCTGGTCAAGCAAAATCATACTGCATTAAATGGTATAGCGCTTTATACAGCTTACTACCAAGTATAA
- a CDS encoding FMN-dependent NADH-azoreductase has protein sequence MKILIINASVRNERSYSRKLTQLFVENWKAKYPLDSFTYREAGTDVIPNIDESWIAGAFKKPADKTEENQKPLQLSNELVKELKEHDVYVIGTPMYNWSIPSGLKAYIDQVMRINETWKFRSGVPDGDYVGLLENKKLFILSTRGDTGYGENEKNAHINFQTTYLKHIFGIMGVNDVTIHSLDNEEFGGEVFENSKNKIFEAIESIQ, from the coding sequence ATGAAAATACTGATTATTAATGCCAGTGTAAGAAATGAAAGATCTTACAGCAGAAAACTGACCCAGCTTTTCGTTGAAAACTGGAAGGCCAAATATCCTCTTGACTCTTTCACTTACAGAGAAGCCGGAACTGATGTTATTCCCAATATTGATGAATCCTGGATTGCAGGCGCTTTCAAAAAACCGGCAGACAAAACCGAAGAAAACCAAAAGCCTTTACAACTCAGTAATGAACTCGTCAAAGAACTCAAGGAACATGATGTGTATGTAATTGGAACACCCATGTACAACTGGTCTATTCCTTCCGGATTGAAAGCTTATATTGATCAGGTGATGCGGATTAATGAAACCTGGAAATTCAGATCCGGAGTTCCGGATGGTGATTATGTAGGACTTCTTGAAAATAAAAAGCTTTTTATTCTCTCAACCCGCGGTGATACCGGATACGGAGAAAATGAAAAGAACGCCCATATCAATTTTCAAACAACGTATCTGAAGCATATTTTCGGAATTATGGGTGTAAATGATGTTACCATTCATTCTTTAGATAACGAAGAATTTGGAGGTGAAGTCTTTGAAAATTCTAAAAATAAAATCTTTGAAGCGATTGAATCCATTCAATAA
- a CDS encoding DUF1800 family protein produces MMADSLLQNKHLLWRAGFGVGVNQIDDLKNKNIKTLMNELFKEDSFSEITYDTPDPVLAADYMNSTAPAEKKKEMQRINREQNNELNLNFLNSIVNSKEQMREKMAFFWHGHFASRVQNPRFNKQLLNTIRKNALGNFKDLLFEVSQSPAMLNFLNNQQNKKDHPNENFAREVMELFTMGRGNYTEKDVREGARAFTGWSYDKEGNFKERKNLHDEGSKTFLGKTGNFDGNDVLNIILDQKATAQFITTKIYKFFVNEKTDQEIVNQLSANFYSSGYDIKKLMTEIFSSSWFYDQKNIGNRIKSPVELMAGIMRILPMQIQNPENLIVYQKLLGQMLLYPPNVAGWPNGKSWIDSSTLMLRLQVPQIWSGLRPLEYSPRQDDDIDMGMKSRETALNKNFKNPNITIDWGRIEKLFANKNCEDYLLQNTQSLDMSSVKNFSDRSIKMNVINLMSTPEYQLM; encoded by the coding sequence ATGATGGCTGATTCATTATTACAAAACAAGCATCTTCTTTGGCGGGCAGGTTTCGGTGTTGGAGTTAATCAAATTGACGATTTGAAAAATAAGAACATAAAAACGCTGATGAATGAATTATTTAAAGAAGACAGCTTCAGCGAGATCACTTATGATACTCCGGATCCCGTTTTGGCAGCAGATTATATGAACAGTACTGCTCCCGCGGAAAAGAAGAAAGAAATGCAGCGGATTAACAGGGAACAAAATAATGAGCTGAACCTGAATTTCCTGAACTCTATTGTGAACAGCAAGGAACAGATGAGAGAAAAAATGGCGTTTTTCTGGCATGGGCATTTTGCATCAAGAGTACAAAATCCAAGGTTTAACAAACAGCTTTTAAATACGATCAGGAAAAATGCACTGGGAAATTTCAAAGATCTGCTTTTTGAGGTAAGCCAGTCGCCGGCGATGCTTAATTTTTTGAATAATCAACAGAATAAAAAGGATCATCCTAATGAAAATTTCGCCCGGGAAGTGATGGAATTATTTACCATGGGAAGAGGAAATTACACGGAAAAAGATGTACGAGAAGGAGCCAGAGCCTTTACCGGATGGAGTTATGATAAGGAAGGAAATTTTAAAGAAAGGAAAAATCTCCATGATGAAGGCAGCAAAACCTTTTTAGGAAAAACCGGGAACTTTGACGGCAATGATGTTCTCAATATTATTCTGGATCAAAAAGCTACGGCACAATTTATTACGACAAAAATTTACAAATTCTTCGTCAATGAAAAAACTGATCAGGAGATTGTTAATCAACTCAGTGCCAATTTCTACAGTTCAGGATATGACATCAAGAAACTGATGACTGAGATATTCTCAAGTTCATGGTTTTATGATCAAAAAAATATAGGAAACCGTATAAAATCTCCTGTAGAACTTATGGCAGGAATCATGAGGATTCTTCCTATGCAAATCCAGAATCCTGAAAACCTCATTGTGTATCAGAAATTATTAGGGCAAATGCTGCTTTATCCACCCAATGTAGCTGGCTGGCCTAATGGAAAATCATGGATCGACAGCTCTACTCTGATGTTGAGACTTCAGGTTCCGCAGATCTGGTCCGGGCTTCGGCCTTTAGAATATAGTCCCCGACAGGATGATGACATAGATATGGGCATGAAATCCCGTGAAACAGCTTTAAATAAAAACTTTAAAAACCCGAATATTACCATCGACTGGGGTCGTATTGAAAAGCTTTTCGCCAATAAAAACTGTGAAGATTATCTTCTTCAGAATACGCAAAGCCTTGATATGAGCTCTGTAAAAAATTTTTCAGACAGGAGCATAAAAATGAATGTCATCAACCTGATGTCTACTCCGGAATACCAGTTGATGTAG